A region from the Lolium perenne isolate Kyuss_39 chromosome 4, Kyuss_2.0, whole genome shotgun sequence genome encodes:
- the LOC127332416 gene encoding 17.9 kDa class I heat shock protein-like, translating to MSLIPRGTGFDPFSLGFWDPFDSFPFGTGAGGGSLVPRAPSSSETAAFAGARIDWKETPEAHVFKADVPGLKKEEVKVEVQDGNVLQISGERSKEQEEKTDTWHRVERSSGKFMRRFRLPDNAKVEQVKAAMENGVLTVTVPKEEAKKPDVKSIQISG from the coding sequence ATGTCGCTGATCCCCCGCGGCACCGGGTTCGACCCCTTCTCCCTCGGCTTCTGGGACCCCTTCGACAGCTTCCCCTTTGGCAcgggcgccggcggcggcagccTCGTCCCGCGCGCCCCCTCGTCCTCTGAGACGGCGGCCTTCGCGGGCGCGCGCATCGACTGGAAGGAGACTCCCGAGGCGCACGTGTTCAAGGCGGACGTGCCGGGGCTGAAGAAGGAGGAGGTCAAGGTGGAGGTGCAGGACGGCAACGTGCTCCAGATCAGCGGCGAGCGCAGCAAGGAGCAGGAGGAGAAGACGGACACCTGGCACCGGGTGGAGCGCAGCAGTGGCAAGTTCATGCGCAGGTTCAGACTCCCCGACAACGCCAAGGTGGAGCAGGTCAAGGCCGCTATGGAGAACGGCGTGCTCACCGTCACCGTGCCCAAGGAGGAGGCCAAGAAGCCCGACGTCAAGTCCATCCAGATCTCCGGCTAG